A single region of the Geobacillus subterraneus genome encodes:
- a CDS encoding YggT family protein, giving the protein MDYVLTFLTTLIQVYSYALIIYILMSWFPNARETRFGQLLAAICEPYLEPFRRVIPPLGIIDISPIIAFIVLEFATRGLYALFDILKAQF; this is encoded by the coding sequence TTGGATTATGTGCTTACGTTTTTAACGACGCTCATTCAAGTATATTCATATGCGCTGATCATTTATATTTTAATGTCATGGTTTCCGAACGCCCGCGAGACGCGGTTTGGCCAGCTGCTTGCCGCCATTTGCGAGCCGTATTTAGAGCCGTTTCGGCGCGTTATTCCGCCGCTTGGCATCATTGACATCTCCCCGATCATCGCCTTTATTGTCCTTGAATTTGCGACAAGAGGGCTGTATGCGTTGTTTGATATCCTTAAAGCGCAGTTTTAG
- a CDS encoding cell division protein SepF — protein MGLMKKFRDYFLEEDYEDYEEEYEAPQPEEEAPPLKAANKANVVSLQSVQKSAKVVLAEPRVYAEAQEIADHLKSRRAVIVNLQRIQHEQAKRIVDFLSGTVYAIGGDIQQVGTKIFLCTPENVDVSGAISLDGEDDRPIKRW, from the coding sequence GTGGGATTGATGAAAAAATTTCGCGATTATTTTTTAGAGGAAGACTACGAAGACTATGAAGAAGAATATGAAGCGCCGCAGCCAGAAGAGGAGGCGCCGCCGCTGAAGGCGGCAAACAAGGCGAATGTCGTCAGCTTGCAAAGCGTGCAAAAATCGGCGAAGGTCGTGCTCGCCGAGCCGCGGGTGTACGCCGAGGCGCAAGAGATTGCCGACCATTTGAAAAGCCGGCGGGCAGTCATCGTCAATTTGCAGCGCATTCAGCACGAGCAGGCGAAGCGGATCGTCGACTTTTTAAGCGGCACCGTGTACGCTATTGGCGGCGACATTCAGCAAGTCGGCACGAAAATTTTTTTATGCACCCCGGAAAACGTCGACGTCAGCGGCGCAATTTCGCTTGATGGCGAGGATGACAGACCGATAAAGAGGTGGTAG
- a CDS encoding YggS family pyridoxal phosphate-dependent enzyme encodes MTVRDNLAAIRRQIEAACARVGRNPADVRIVAVTKYIDAARAQEVLDAGIADLGENRSDQLLEKYEAIGNQATWHFIGTLQSRKVKEIIDKVDYIHSLDRLSLAKEIEKRAVRPVKCFVQVNVSGEATKHGLVPEETVPFIEQLRSFSRIEVIGLMTMAPHTEDEAILRACFRRLRTLKERVQVLNLAHAPCTELSMGMSNDYEIAIEEGATFVRIGSALVGSM; translated from the coding sequence ATGACGGTACGCGACAACTTGGCTGCCATTCGCCGGCAAATTGAAGCGGCTTGCGCCCGCGTTGGCCGCAATCCGGCCGACGTACGCATCGTAGCCGTAACGAAATATATTGATGCGGCAAGGGCGCAAGAAGTGCTTGACGCCGGCATCGCTGACCTCGGCGAGAACCGTTCCGACCAACTGCTCGAAAAGTACGAGGCGATCGGGAATCAAGCGACGTGGCATTTTATTGGGACGCTCCAGTCGCGCAAAGTGAAGGAGATCATCGATAAAGTCGATTACATTCATTCGCTTGACCGTCTGTCGCTTGCTAAGGAGATCGAAAAGCGGGCGGTGCGTCCGGTGAAATGTTTTGTGCAAGTGAACGTATCAGGCGAAGCGACGAAGCACGGACTCGTTCCCGAGGAAACGGTCCCGTTTATCGAACAGCTTCGTTCGTTTTCGCGCATTGAAGTGATCGGGTTGATGACGATGGCGCCGCATACGGAGGATGAAGCCATATTGCGCGCCTGTTTCCGACGATTGCGAACGCTCAAAGAACGCGTTCAGGTGTTAAATTTGGCTCATGCGCCATGCACCGAGCTGTCGATGGGCATGTCAAACGACTATGAGATCGCGATCGAGGAAGGGGCGACGTTTGTACGCATCGGCAGCGCGCTTGTCGGATCAATGTAG
- the pgeF gene encoding peptidoglycan editing factor PgeF translates to MPDIFQQMARGWLRCEASPFAGAIAGMTTKQGGESKGPFASLNMGLHVGDDRTAVVNNRRRLAEWLAFPLDDWVCCEQVHGAVIRKVTKSDRGSGAHDFAAAIRGADGLYTDEAGVLLALCFADCVPVYFLAPSAGLVGLAHAGWRGTAGGIAKNMVRLWQEQERIAPTDMYAAIGPAIGPCCYTVDDRVINGLRSILPAGSPLPWRETSPGQYALDLKEANRLQLIAAGVPDRHIYVSERCTSCEETLFFSHRRDRGTTGRMLAFIGRREG, encoded by the coding sequence ATGCCGGACATTTTTCAACAAATGGCCCGCGGATGGCTCCGCTGCGAGGCATCTCCGTTCGCCGGAGCCATCGCAGGGATGACGACGAAACAAGGCGGGGAAAGCAAAGGGCCGTTCGCTTCGTTGAATATGGGGCTGCATGTTGGCGACGACCGCACCGCTGTCGTCAACAACCGGCGCCGCTTGGCGGAATGGCTCGCTTTTCCGCTCGATGATTGGGTGTGCTGTGAGCAAGTGCACGGCGCCGTGATTCGGAAAGTGACAAAAAGCGACCGAGGGAGCGGGGCGCACGATTTCGCCGCGGCGATTCGGGGTGCTGACGGATTGTATACGGACGAAGCGGGAGTGTTGCTTGCCCTTTGTTTTGCTGACTGTGTGCCTGTCTATTTTCTGGCTCCATCAGCCGGCTTGGTCGGCCTTGCCCATGCCGGGTGGCGGGGAACGGCCGGCGGCATCGCCAAAAATATGGTGCGTCTTTGGCAGGAGCAAGAGCGCATCGCGCCTACTGATATGTATGCTGCCATCGGGCCAGCCATCGGCCCGTGCTGCTACACGGTCGATGATCGGGTGATCAACGGTTTGCGCTCGATCCTTCCTGCAGGCAGCCCGTTGCCATGGCGCGAAACAAGCCCAGGGCAATATGCGCTTGACTTAAAGGAGGCCAATCGGCTGCAGCTTATCGCTGCCGGCGTTCCGGATCGCCATATTTACGTGTCGGAACGCTGTACAAGCTGTGAGGAGACGTTGTTTTTTTCCCACCGCCGCGATCGCGGGACGACAGGACGGATGCTGGCGTTCATCGGCCGAAGGGAGGGATGA
- a CDS encoding YlmC/YmxH family sporulation protein, which produces MMRISEFQTKDVVNVANGKKLGNIGDIDIDLDTGKIRSLIILGSGKMLGLFGREEAVVIPWQNIVKIGADVILVRLHDTD; this is translated from the coding sequence GTGATGAGAATTTCCGAGTTTCAAACGAAAGATGTCGTCAATGTGGCCAACGGGAAGAAGCTTGGCAACATCGGGGATATTGACATCGATTTAGATACAGGCAAAATCCGGTCGCTCATTATTTTAGGCTCCGGAAAGATGCTCGGGCTGTTCGGGCGTGAGGAGGCGGTCGTCATTCCGTGGCAAAACATCGTCAAAATCGGGGCCGATGTCATTTTAGTCCGCCTTCACGATACGGACTGA
- the sigG gene encoding RNA polymerase sporulation sigma factor SigG — protein sequence MTRNKVEICGVDTSKLPVLKNEEMRELFQRMHEGDLEAREKLVNGNLRLVLSVIQRFNNRGEFVDDLFQVGCIGLMKSIDNFDLNQNVKFSTYAVPMIIGEIRRYLRDNNPIRVSRSLRDIAYKALQVRERLMSETAKEPSTEDIARELGVAHEEVVFALDAIQDPVSLFEPIYNDGGDPIYVMDQLSDERNRDSQWIEEIALKEGLRRLNEREKMIIRKRFFQGKTQMEVAEEIGISQAQVSRLEKAAIRQMNKNIQV from the coding sequence TTGACGAGGAACAAAGTCGAGATTTGCGGCGTGGATACTTCAAAGCTTCCCGTCCTCAAAAATGAAGAAATGCGTGAACTGTTTCAACGGATGCATGAAGGGGATTTGGAGGCGAGAGAAAAGTTAGTAAACGGCAATTTGCGCCTCGTGTTGAGCGTCATCCAGCGCTTTAACAACCGCGGCGAGTTTGTTGATGATTTGTTTCAAGTCGGCTGCATCGGACTTATGAAATCGATTGATAATTTTGATTTAAATCAAAATGTTAAGTTTTCCACCTATGCGGTGCCGATGATTATCGGCGAAATCCGCCGTTACTTGCGCGATAACAATCCAATTCGCGTCTCGCGCTCGCTGCGCGACATCGCTTACAAAGCGCTGCAAGTGCGGGAACGGCTCATGAGCGAGACGGCGAAAGAGCCGTCGACGGAAGATATTGCGCGGGAACTCGGCGTCGCCCACGAGGAAGTGGTGTTTGCCCTTGATGCCATTCAAGATCCTGTTTCCTTATTTGAACCGATATACAACGACGGCGGCGACCCGATTTACGTGATGGATCAGCTGAGCGACGAGCGCAACCGCGACAGCCAATGGATTGAAGAAATCGCATTGAAAGAGGGCTTGAGGCGGTTAAATGAGCGTGAAAAAATGATCATCCGCAAACGGTTTTTCCAAGGAAAGACGCAAATGGAAGTCGCCGAGGAAATCGGCATTTCCCAGGCGCAAGTGTCCAGGCTTGAAAAGGCAGCGATCCGGCAAATGAATAAAAACATCCAAGTGTGA
- the sigE gene encoding RNA polymerase sporulation sigma factor SigE, whose product MKRWKLRFMYWLYKLLAKFGLKTDEIYYIGGSEALPPPLTKEEEERLIERLATGDETARSLLIERNLRLVVYIARKFENTGIHIEDLISIGTIGLIKAVNTFNPEKKIKLATYASRCIENEILMYLRRNNKVRAEVSFDEPLNIDWDGNELLLSDVLGTEDDVITKDLEADVDRRLLLNALRQLSDREKQIMELRFGLSGGEEKTQKDVADLLGISQSYISRLEKRIIKRLRKEFNKMM is encoded by the coding sequence ATGAAAAGGTGGAAACTTCGCTTCATGTATTGGTTGTATAAGCTCCTTGCCAAGTTCGGTTTGAAGACGGATGAGATTTACTATATCGGCGGCAGTGAAGCGCTCCCTCCGCCGCTGACGAAAGAGGAAGAGGAACGGCTGATCGAGCGGTTGGCAACCGGCGATGAGACGGCGCGGTCGCTGCTTATCGAGCGCAACTTGCGCCTTGTCGTTTACATCGCGCGCAAATTCGAAAACACCGGCATTCATATCGAGGATTTGATCAGCATCGGGACGATCGGCCTCATTAAAGCGGTCAACACGTTCAACCCGGAGAAAAAGATCAAGCTGGCGACATACGCCTCGCGCTGCATTGAAAACGAAATTTTAATGTATTTGCGCCGCAATAATAAAGTGCGGGCGGAAGTGTCGTTTGATGAGCCGTTGAATATTGACTGGGACGGCAACGAACTGCTGCTGTCCGATGTGCTCGGCACGGAAGACGACGTGATTACGAAAGACTTGGAAGCGGACGTTGACCGGCGCCTGCTGCTGAACGCCTTGCGCCAGTTGAGCGACCGCGAAAAACAAATTATGGAACTGCGTTTTGGCCTTTCCGGCGGTGAAGAAAAAACGCAAAAAGATGTCGCCGATTTGCTCGGCATTTCGCAATCGTACATATCGCGGCTTGAAAAGCGGATCATTAAACGGTTGCGCAAAGAATTCAATAAAATGATGTAG
- the spoIIGA gene encoding sigma-E processing peptidase SpoIIGA — protein sequence MVVYVDVIWLLNVCFDALLLWLAALMLKRPVIWWRLLAGALIGSLSVVLLFTPFSAIAQHPLVKVAVSVLIVLAAFGFKRPRYIIENMLAFYFATFAVGGGMLAVHYLFAPQLSVQQEWLMVPPGAGDPVSWLFVVIGFPVLWLFSRRRVENIREKKLRFEHIIDVIVVWEGRPLALRGLIDSGNQLFDPVTKTPVMVVDREKAKEVLPEELTMHMAAMTFDDPPRQWAHRLRLIPYRVIGSGPQMMMAVKPDRILLLYEDQWLEVKQGLVALSADPLSADGEYSCIVHPKMVQAGRKLTAS from the coding sequence TTGGTCGTTTACGTCGATGTGATTTGGCTGCTGAACGTCTGTTTTGACGCGTTGCTTCTTTGGCTGGCAGCGCTCATGCTCAAGCGCCCAGTCATCTGGTGGCGCCTGTTGGCTGGGGCGTTGATCGGCTCGCTGTCTGTCGTGTTGCTGTTCACCCCGTTTTCTGCCATCGCCCAGCATCCGCTTGTGAAAGTGGCTGTGTCGGTCTTGATCGTGCTCGCTGCTTTTGGCTTTAAGCGGCCGCGCTATATCATCGAGAACATGCTGGCGTTTTACTTTGCGACGTTCGCGGTCGGCGGCGGCATGCTGGCAGTTCATTATTTGTTCGCGCCGCAGCTGTCCGTTCAGCAAGAATGGTTAATGGTGCCCCCGGGGGCGGGCGATCCGGTCAGCTGGCTGTTTGTCGTGATCGGGTTCCCGGTTTTATGGCTCTTTTCCCGCCGCCGTGTGGAAAATATTCGTGAGAAAAAACTCCGTTTTGAACATATTATCGATGTCATCGTTGTCTGGGAGGGCCGGCCGCTGGCGCTGCGCGGGCTCATTGACAGCGGCAATCAGCTGTTCGATCCGGTGACGAAAACGCCGGTGATGGTTGTTGACCGAGAAAAAGCAAAGGAAGTGCTGCCCGAGGAGCTGACGATGCACATGGCGGCCATGACGTTTGACGATCCGCCCAGGCAGTGGGCCCATCGCCTCCGCCTCATTCCGTACCGCGTGATCGGGAGCGGCCCGCAAATGATGATGGCGGTCAAGCCGGACCGCATACTGCTTTTGTATGAAGATCAATGGCTTGAGGTGAAACAAGGGCTCGTCGCCTTAAGCGCCGATCCGCTATCGGCCGACGGGGAGTATAGCTGCATCGTTCATCCGAAAATGGTGCAGGCGGGAAGAAAACTGACCGCTTCGTAG
- the ftsZ gene encoding cell division protein FtsZ gives MLEFDTTVDQLATIKVIGVGGGGNNAVNRMIEHGVQGVEFIAVNTDAQALNLSKAPTKLQIGAKLTRGLGAGANPEVGKKAAEESKEQIEEALRGADMVFVTAGMGGGTGTGAAPVIAQIARELGALTVGVVTRPFTFEGRKRATQAASGIAAMKEAVDTLIVIPNDRLLEIVDKNTPMLEAFREADNVLRQGVQGISDLIAVPGLINLDFADVKTIMSNKGSALMGIGVASGENRAAEAAKKAISSPLLETSIDGAQGVLMNITGGMNLSLYEVQEAADIVASAADQEVNMIFGSVINENLKDEIVVTVIATGFNENVASQPRPSRVGISTVPKVTPAPKREKREEPAQDYAALRSGQAEDPLDIPAFLRNRNRRR, from the coding sequence ATGTTGGAGTTTGATACAACAGTCGATCAGTTAGCAACGATCAAAGTGATTGGGGTCGGGGGCGGCGGCAACAACGCCGTCAATCGGATGATTGAACACGGAGTGCAAGGCGTGGAGTTTATTGCGGTCAACACGGATGCGCAGGCGCTCAACTTGTCGAAGGCGCCGACGAAGCTGCAAATCGGGGCGAAGCTGACGCGCGGCTTAGGCGCAGGCGCGAACCCGGAAGTTGGAAAAAAAGCGGCGGAAGAGAGCAAAGAACAAATTGAAGAAGCGCTCCGTGGCGCGGATATGGTGTTTGTCACCGCCGGGATGGGCGGCGGCACAGGAACAGGTGCGGCGCCGGTCATCGCCCAAATCGCGCGCGAATTAGGAGCGCTGACGGTTGGCGTCGTTACGCGCCCGTTCACATTTGAAGGACGGAAACGGGCGACGCAGGCCGCAAGTGGCATCGCCGCCATGAAAGAAGCGGTCGATACACTGATCGTCATCCCGAACGATCGGTTGCTTGAAATTGTCGATAAAAATACGCCGATGCTCGAGGCGTTCCGCGAGGCGGACAACGTGCTGCGCCAAGGGGTACAGGGCATCTCCGACTTGATCGCTGTACCGGGACTCATCAACCTTGATTTCGCTGACGTGAAAACGATCATGTCGAACAAAGGTTCAGCGTTGATGGGCATCGGGGTCGCCAGCGGCGAAAACCGGGCTGCAGAGGCAGCGAAAAAGGCGATTTCCAGCCCGCTGTTGGAAACGTCCATTGACGGGGCGCAAGGTGTGCTCATGAATATCACCGGCGGGATGAACCTAAGCTTGTACGAAGTACAGGAAGCGGCAGACATTGTCGCTTCGGCAGCCGATCAGGAAGTGAACATGATTTTCGGCTCGGTCATCAACGAAAATTTAAAAGACGAAATTGTCGTCACGGTCATCGCGACCGGGTTTAACGAAAACGTTGCTTCGCAACCGCGGCCATCGCGCGTCGGCATCAGCACCGTGCCAAAAGTGACGCCGGCGCCGAAACGGGAAAAGCGCGAAGAGCCGGCGCAAGACTATGCGGCGCTCCGTTCGGGGCAAGCAGAAGATCCGCTTGACATTCCAGCCTTCTTGCGCAACCGCAACCGCCGCCGTTAA
- the ftsA gene encoding cell division protein FtsA, with protein MSSNEIVVSLDVGTSSVKVIIGEMLGSSINIIGVGNVKAEGLKKGAIVDIDKTVHSIKRAVEQAERMVGLSIRRVIVGVAGGHIQLHDCHGIVAVASENREIGDEDVARVIDAAQVVSIPPDREIIGIVPRQFIVDGLDGIHDPRGMLGVRLEMEGTMVTGAKTVLHNLLRCVERAGLEISDICLQPLAAGSLALSDDERHLGVALVDLGGGSTTVAVFEQGGLQAVSSLPVGGEHITKDLAIGLRTTTEDAEKIKLKHGHAFYDYASEEEVFTVPIMGTDQHQQFSQLEIADIIEARLEEILQMVQHEVRRLGFRDLPGGYVLTGGVANMPGVLELAHVVLGTSVRVAMPDYIGVRDPQYTIGVGLLKFAYRQAQLQGKTVPVAAAAEPVERPAQKQQPKPKKKEDHFGKKVKKFFGSFFE; from the coding sequence ATGAGCAGCAATGAGATCGTCGTTAGCCTGGATGTCGGGACATCGAGCGTCAAAGTCATCATCGGGGAAATGTTAGGCAGCTCGATTAACATTATCGGAGTAGGCAATGTAAAAGCGGAAGGGCTCAAAAAAGGGGCGATTGTTGATATAGATAAAACAGTGCACTCGATCAAGCGAGCGGTCGAACAAGCAGAGCGGATGGTCGGCCTGTCGATTCGCCGCGTGATCGTCGGGGTGGCAGGCGGCCATATTCAGCTCCATGACTGTCATGGCATCGTCGCTGTCGCGAGTGAAAATCGCGAAATTGGCGACGAGGATGTCGCTCGCGTCATCGATGCCGCGCAAGTCGTTTCCATCCCGCCGGACCGGGAAATTATCGGGATCGTTCCGCGCCAGTTTATCGTTGATGGACTAGACGGCATCCATGATCCGCGCGGCATGCTTGGCGTCCGTCTCGAAATGGAAGGGACAATGGTAACCGGAGCGAAGACGGTTTTACATAATCTCCTTCGCTGTGTGGAACGGGCCGGCCTGGAAATCAGCGATATTTGCCTTCAACCGTTGGCGGCCGGTTCACTTGCGTTATCCGATGACGAACGGCATTTAGGCGTTGCGCTCGTCGACCTCGGGGGCGGCTCGACAACGGTTGCCGTCTTTGAGCAAGGCGGGCTGCAGGCTGTATCGTCGCTTCCAGTCGGCGGGGAGCATATTACAAAAGATTTGGCCATCGGGTTGCGCACGACAACAGAAGACGCCGAAAAAATTAAGCTGAAGCATGGGCATGCATTTTACGATTACGCTTCGGAAGAAGAGGTATTCACCGTGCCTATTATGGGCACCGATCAACACCAGCAGTTCAGCCAGCTTGAGATCGCCGATATTATTGAAGCGAGGCTGGAGGAAATTTTGCAAATGGTGCAGCATGAAGTGCGCCGGCTCGGGTTTCGCGACCTTCCAGGCGGCTATGTGCTGACGGGCGGCGTGGCGAATATGCCAGGAGTGCTAGAGCTAGCGCACGTCGTCTTAGGGACGAGCGTCCGTGTCGCCATGCCGGATTATATCGGGGTGCGCGACCCGCAATATACGATCGGCGTCGGCTTGCTCAAATTCGCCTATCGGCAGGCGCAGCTGCAAGGAAAAACAGTTCCGGTTGCCGCTGCGGCAGAGCCGGTCGAGCGTCCCGCGCAAAAACAGCAGCCGAAACCAAAAAAGAAAGAAGACCATTTCGGGAAGAAGGTCAAGAAATTTTTCGGGTCTTTCTTTGAATAG
- a CDS encoding small basic family protein, with protein MWLPLLGLLLGFAIGVLAGWEVPDEYSNYLSIAILAAFDTLIGGWRAHLQGTYDELVFITGFFFNIILATTLTFLGVHLGVDLYLAAVFAFGVRLFQNIAIIRRLWLAEWAERRQNREKS; from the coding sequence ATGTGGCTCCCGCTTCTCGGGTTGTTGCTCGGGTTTGCCATCGGCGTTCTTGCCGGCTGGGAAGTCCCCGATGAATATTCCAATTATTTGTCGATTGCCATTTTGGCAGCCTTTGATACATTAATAGGGGGATGGCGCGCCCATTTACAGGGGACATACGACGAACTTGTATTTATAACCGGGTTTTTTTTCAACATCATCCTTGCCACAACTTTAACTTTTCTTGGTGTACATCTTGGTGTAGACTTGTATTTAGCAGCCGTGTTTGCGTTCGGTGTCCGCCTTTTTCAAAACATCGCCATCATCCGCCGTCTTTGGCTTGCCGAATGGGCGGAGCGGCGGCAAAATCGCGAAAAAAGTTAA
- a CDS encoding DUF881 domain-containing protein, translating to MERKRRLSFAFVAAVFGVMLAVGLRTTMPSEGRDTRDIWELRADLTKEQQLEQHLLEELEDYEEKLHHYRQKEAAGGGAALEATVAELREEAGLTEVKGSGIILMIAPFSAAGYVGPVTATVSPELLQRLVNELNKYGAKEIAIDGERLTNWTAIRDINGMTNVGRRPIRLPVEVKAIADDADKLYSGLTVSPLRDDFIVENLELSISKPKPAIVIPPSIERPKIKYMETASAGKEEK from the coding sequence TTGGAGAGAAAAAGACGGTTATCTTTTGCCTTTGTTGCCGCCGTGTTCGGCGTGATGCTTGCGGTCGGGTTGCGGACGACGATGCCTTCGGAAGGGCGCGACACGCGCGACATTTGGGAACTGCGCGCCGATTTAACGAAAGAGCAGCAGCTCGAGCAGCACTTGCTTGAGGAGCTCGAAGATTACGAGGAGAAATTGCACCATTATCGGCAGAAGGAGGCAGCAGGCGGCGGGGCGGCGCTCGAGGCGACCGTCGCTGAACTGAGAGAAGAAGCCGGCCTGACGGAAGTGAAAGGAAGCGGCATCATCCTAATGATTGCGCCGTTCTCGGCAGCCGGCTACGTCGGACCGGTCACTGCTACCGTGTCCCCGGAGCTGCTGCAACGATTAGTGAACGAGTTGAACAAATATGGAGCAAAGGAAATCGCTATCGACGGCGAGCGGCTGACGAACTGGACGGCGATTCGCGATATCAACGGCATGACGAACGTCGGACGCCGCCCAATCAGGCTGCCGGTTGAGGTGAAGGCGATTGCGGACGATGCGGACAAGCTCTATAGCGGATTAACGGTTTCGCCGCTCCGCGACGATTTCATCGTCGAAAACTTGGAGCTTTCGATTTCCAAGCCAAAACCGGCGATCGTCATTCCGCCATCAATCGAACGGCCGAAGATCAAATATATGGAGACGGCGAGCGCCGGCAAGGAGGAGAAGTAG
- a CDS encoding DUF881 domain-containing protein, producing the protein MRRQARSRVLLTFICFVFGAMLGFSYQHAQKEAPRRQWSDSEWKKEYEYRSALIALQKENRSLKQQLVKKQEELAAWEKKLAEDQSNEAGLAKEAEQLRMHVGKARVKGKGVAVTLSDSSYIPSEASATDYIVHEQHVWKVVHELLISGAEAVAINGQRISHRSYIVCNGPVIEVDGTQHAAPFVISAIGDPDVLSSALGLAGGVIDELVEDHVDVKVEKQKDIVLDPVFAPKP; encoded by the coding sequence ATGAGACGACAAGCCCGTAGCCGCGTCCTCCTTACTTTTATTTGTTTTGTCTTTGGTGCCATGCTCGGGTTTTCGTACCAGCATGCGCAAAAGGAGGCGCCCCGCCGCCAATGGAGCGACAGCGAGTGGAAAAAGGAATACGAGTATCGCTCGGCGCTGATCGCTTTGCAAAAAGAAAACCGGTCGTTAAAGCAACAGCTTGTCAAAAAGCAAGAGGAACTGGCCGCATGGGAAAAAAAACTGGCCGAAGACCAGTCGAACGAGGCTGGATTGGCGAAAGAGGCCGAACAGCTGCGCATGCATGTCGGAAAGGCGAGGGTTAAAGGGAAAGGCGTAGCAGTCACGCTTTCCGATTCCTCTTATATCCCCTCTGAAGCGAGTGCTACTGACTACATTGTTCACGAACAGCACGTATGGAAAGTCGTTCACGAACTGCTGATTTCCGGCGCCGAAGCGGTAGCCATCAATGGCCAGCGCATTTCCCACCGCTCGTACATTGTCTGCAACGGTCCGGTCATTGAAGTGGATGGGACGCAGCATGCCGCTCCGTTTGTCATTTCGGCGATCGGCGATCCGGACGTGCTATCATCCGCGCTTGGATTGGCCGGCGGCGTCATCGACGAACTTGTCGAAGACCATGTCGATGTGAAAGTGGAAAAACAAAAGGACATCGTTCTCGATCCGGTATTTGCGCCCAAACCATAA
- the divIB gene encoding cell division protein DivIB, with amino-acid sequence MEKGKVVVLEDRVPKLKERRRQKANRRLILYLSFFFLFILCVLYFQSPLSAVKHVEVSGNRHLPAERIISLSGITKRTSFWKVNEQNVEAKIARHPEIKQAAVEKRLPNTIVIHVREWRRIAYVYNRQTFFPLLENGRLLKQEAAKTAPSDAPVLVGWKSGDAIAEMTGQLAELPAAVLGAMSEIHYKPNSEYEDRVVVYMNDGYEVSATIHNFADRLSHYPSIIAELDRNVKGVIHLEVGSYFVPYEPTKKEDDDETTSP; translated from the coding sequence ATGGAAAAAGGAAAGGTCGTCGTTCTAGAGGACCGCGTGCCGAAACTGAAAGAGCGGCGCCGCCAAAAGGCGAACCGCCGGCTGATTTTGTATTTGTCCTTCTTTTTCCTGTTCATCTTATGCGTCCTTTACTTTCAATCGCCGCTCAGCGCGGTGAAGCATGTGGAAGTGAGCGGCAACCGTCATCTGCCGGCGGAGCGCATCATCAGTTTGAGCGGCATCACAAAGCGGACAAGCTTTTGGAAAGTGAACGAACAAAACGTCGAGGCGAAAATCGCCCGTCATCCGGAAATTAAGCAAGCCGCTGTGGAAAAGCGGCTGCCAAATACGATCGTCATCCACGTCCGTGAATGGCGGCGGATCGCCTACGTATATAACCGGCAAACGTTTTTTCCGTTGCTTGAAAACGGACGGCTGCTAAAGCAGGAAGCGGCGAAAACGGCTCCGAGCGATGCGCCGGTATTAGTCGGCTGGAAAAGCGGCGATGCCATTGCGGAAATGACCGGGCAGCTCGCTGAACTGCCGGCGGCCGTGCTTGGCGCCATGTCGGAAATTCACTACAAGCCGAACAGTGAGTACGAAGACCGCGTCGTCGTCTATATGAACGACGGCTATGAGGTGAGTGCGACCATCCATAACTTTGCCGACAGGCTGTCGCATTATCCGTCCATTATCGCCGAGCTCGACCGGAACGTCAAAGGAGTCATTCACCTGGAAGTGGGCAGCTATTTTGTTCCGTACGAACCGACGAAAAAGGAGGATGACGATGAGACGACAAGCCCGTAG